Genomic DNA from Felis catus isolate Fca126 chromosome E3, F.catus_Fca126_mat1.0, whole genome shotgun sequence:
TGTTCAGCAGGCGAGGCAGCTACTCCGGCCCGTACAGCTCCTCACGACTCGGTTTATGATTAATGGATAGAACACAAACGGGAGATGACGATGCTGTGGTAACTGCCCGGTCTCCTTAGTGCTTGGGGCTCAGGCCCTCTTCctctcggggaggggggggggggggcggggggaaccaCAAAAGAATATGCTCGGCAAGcacaagataaaaaaaactgtCAATAAGCTGACCCAGAAGAAAGGTGCTTCATAAACAGCACCATAGACGGCCTTGGATGTTTGAGATACTAAATCAAGATGTAAAGAAAGCATCCTCAGCTTTCTGTGTTACAATGTTTCTGCCAATATGGTATCTGCACCATAGTCCATTCATAAAAGCATTATAAGTAGTATATTTAAGGACTTGCATATACTACATGATAAATTAtagatttccttttaaatttaaaaattgattctaCTGAAAGCCAAGTGGTACAGGATTCAAGAGGGGAGTGGAGTCAGGACTCAGGCCCAGTCACTTAAAGGGATGACCCGGCTGGACGAGCCTTGAGCAGCTGCAGAGACCGcagctggctgggggtggggtgggggggtggggtgggcggggaggaCTTCCACCCCCTGTCGGCCTCCACCGCAGGCGCTGCTCCCCAGAGCGAGTGTACCTTTAGCACTTTGTCCACCTCCTGTTTACTCAGATCCTCTCCGCACTCTTGAGTCAGCCGCGACTGGATCATGTTCCGGCGGACCCGGTAATTTTTGGAAAAGATTTCAAGCAAAACCTGTCGGTGCTTTAGTAGCAAAAATAAGTTATTGTGGGAAACAGTCACCTAAAAGAGAAACCTCCCCGAACAAGAGATCCAGAGCCGTGGGACTGAACTCCACGCTGCAGTCTGTGTGCGCCAGGACTTCTCTAGACAGGAATACACCCGACCAATCCGTCGTCCCGAGACcccaagaagaagaaaggacCAGGCAAGCGCCAGCAGAGGGTCGGCAGTATAGACGTGGTGTTTCGTGACACAAAACAGAAGTGAAAATGGATTTAGGATGCAGGGAAAGTCACCATCTAAGCTACATGAAGACGGGGCTGGAGACTGTTGCCCATAGAGCTTTGTCTCAATGCACTTATCTTCTCATCAGATTGAAGTTAATTgtgaaattgttttcatttcctatcCCTTCAGGACTAGAAACTTCAGATGCCACCTATTCTGGCCAAGAGCACACAGGCTGGCTCAGGAAGAGCCCCTGCAGATGCTCTTGCTCCGGGGCCCCGTCACAGCCCTGGGGCACAGAGGCCCACCTGTCTGTCAGCCCCTCTGAGGCAGAAGAGGgatctcccttcctccccacaccTTAGGAACAGGGCCAACTAGTGTTTTAGCAGTTTATTCTGAAATCCTTAAAGTTCAAGCGAGTTCATGACTGAAGGAAAATTTCTGGACGTCAGGGTCCATGCAGCCACTGCTGCTGTTTTAACTCCTAGTTTGTTCACTAGACACTTATGACCCTTCCTGCCAGGGTGTGACAGGAGGCAAAATGGACCAGTTTCTCTAATTTAGAAATCCAGCACCTGAGAAACGTGGACTGTCACTGGTTCACCAGACAGGCTGGGTGGCAGAATCCTCTGGAAAGCTCTGTAGAAGTTTAGATACCTAGGACCCTGCCCCGTTCCTCTGGAACTGAACGAAGTCTCGGGGGTTGGTCCTAGGAGCCTATAGAGATTTTTTAGAAGAGGACTTGGATGCAGCCAGTCCAGAAGGCAGTAGGGGACCAAGGGTTCCGGTCAAATGATTGGCACGTCCGGCCTAACGCGACACAGGGACACGGAGCCAGAATATTTAAACTCGAAAGCGGCTGGAAAACGAGCATGTGTTACCGCACTGGGTCTCCCCGAAGGCCtcaccccccctccctgcccttgggGAGACGGTAGCAGAGGTCACCTCACCTGATCGCTCATGTCTCCAGACTCCCAGAGGGCGAACACCTTCTGCTCGTCTGGGGATGCAGCGGTCTGTGGGGGAAACTAACCGAGGCCTAGGCATTAGTAGTTTGTCTTTGCCACGTGGGTCCACGcgcccctcacccctcccagccCGCACAAGCCCCATTCAGGGATGGAGCCGCCCTTGTGAGACCGTGGGTTCCAGTTCCAGCTCCTGCCACTCACTAGGGCGTCAGTGGGAGGGAGCGGGACAGGCCCAGCCTCAAGTCGCCGGATGCAGTTGacaaggtggggaagggagtTCTGCTGTGTGTCCCGTTAGCCTGGCATTAGCTCCCCGCTCTGCTCCGACACCCAGTGTCCTCCTACCCTAAATATACACGTGCAGATGGGGCCTGAGAAGcactcccacccccacagccCCTAGGAGGATCTGGGGATTCCCTCTCTCGAGGGCCGTGTCCTTGTGGGTTACGGACCCTGCCCAGCTCCCAAGCACCCGTGCCACTTGGTTCAGCAGGGTCTGAAGGGGGACCAAGAAAAGGGTGGCCAGGCTCAGGGCACCTGGTAGACTGGTTTCCAGCCCTGACAACACAACAGGGGTGGCTACCACCACATAAAGCCCCGGGGGGACCCTGACACGTACAATCTCATTTGATCACTGGAAACCAGAGAGGTGGGAGCAGGGAGCTGCTCCAGGGCAGAGGTTTACTCACTGTCCACAGTCGGACGTCTAATAGTAGAAACAGGATTAAACTCAAGCCTGTGAGTCGAGTCTCCTCCTGCTCCCTGGACCTGAGCATCCTTGTGTACACATCTGAGGTCTTTTCCTCCTCAGAGGAGACTATGATATACGGTCCCTATATCAAGATCATGAGGAGGGAGATAGatgggagcagcagaggggccaCGGTCTCCCAGAGATCCCAGCCCCACTAAGAGGGAGAAATAGGGCAAGGGTACCTGACAGTAGCCTACCTCACGTCCCTCTCCCATCCACACAGCACCCAAGACGGCCTGGGGCTACCTAGACCCCTTTGCTGGGGGGGCAAGGGTGCTCCAAATAGGGCAGGGCCCCCAAACCCTGGTACCTTCCAGAGGAAACCACACCAAGGAGGCTCCCGGACACGAGGACCAGATCTCCTGGGACGGCCCCGCCAGCATGGGATCTCAGGCCTCTCATCCTAGTTTCTGTTTCTCGAGTACACAGAGTTGGGCCTTTGCCTCATCACCCAAGGCTGCAGGTGCTTCTGACCTTGGACTGCAAACATCAACGATCTCTTAAGAGGCAGCCGCAGCCCCATGTCACGCGGTCTGGTGCCAAGTCTGGGCAGAGCTTAGGAGGAGAGAATAACCAGCACCACGTCCTGAAGCCACAGCTGACACTCCTCACGCTCAGCTAAGGGAAATGGTCCACAACACACGCTCTGCTCCTACATTTCGTCCACTCCGGGGCCCCTTCCTATGCAGGGACAGgaagccccggggtggggggaggggattgtCACACTGCCACCTGCAGGCCTGGCATCAGAAATGCTAACCATGCTGGCCTGGCCAGCTAACCTCTAGCCCGGAAGGCCTGCCAGAACCCACGCACGAGCCAGTACAGCAGAAAAGAGTtcagccctggggcacctgggtggttcagtcgatcaGGCGCCCGACTatcaattttagctcaggtcatgatcccgtggtttgtgggttcgagccccacatcagcctcggtgctgacagtgcggagcctgctggggattctctctccctctgtccctcccccactcatgttcttgttctctctctctctcaaaaaaaaataaaatatttcagccCTGCAGCCACTAAacaggttcaaattccagctctatcACTTCCTGGTATACGAGAAAAgctcatttatttcccttctttaaaaCTCGGTTTCTATACCTACAAATTGCAAAGAAGATCAAAAGATAACAGAAGTGGAGTCAGCTTGGGGCtgggcctgcgtggctcagtcggttaagcgtctgactcttgatttcggctcaggccacaatctcacggtttgtgggatggagccccgcacggacagtgccgagcctgcttgacattctctcactctgccccctccccaactctctctctctcaaaaaaaaaaaaaaaaaaagtgagtcgTCCTGAAAAAACGACAGGAAAAAGATGTGCCGGCAGAGTGGGGCGGGAAACCAGGCCAGGGAACCCGCACGGACAGCCCCCGCTCTAGGCCAAGTAGCGGCCTGGCGCCTTCAGACATCTCAGGGGGCCCTCACCCAAGTCCCAGGAGACCAAAGCCAACATCTGCCCACGTCACACGACGGCGCAGAGGCTAagaggcccaaggtcacacaaagcCACCACACGAGAGCCAAAATTCAAAGAAAGGTCAGTGGTCCTCCCGAGTTCCCAGGCAGCCTCCAAACCGACGCCCCCAAGGCAAGCAGGGCGCAGGCCACTCCAGAGTGACGGGACCGGCCTCCTTTCCGCCACGAGCAGCGCTGCCCGCCCAGGAGCCCGCCTGAGGGCAGCCTCGTTCGTACGCCCATCGGGCCGGCGCAGGCTCTACTTACAGGCACCAGTATTTGCTTGCAACCGGCGGCCAGCACCGTGTCCTGCAGCATGCGGTCCGAGATGCCGCTGAACAGCGTGTGACCAGGTGGCAGGCTGGCCAAGTGCAGGTTGAAGAGGCGCTTGAGTTCACTCAGCGTGAGCACAAACTGTCTCTGAAAGGTGGCCTCCACGAAGGCCCTCAGTTCCCGGGCCACAGGGGTGCCGGCACAGCCCGGGGGCGGGTGCCCGTTGAAGCTgtccccgcccgccgcccgcccgccagGCAGCCCGTTGGCCAGCCTACTGTGGAGGCCGCCACCGAGAGAGGTGTCCATGGGCTCCTCATCTTCTgcttcctgctcttcctcctcctctccctcctcactcACGGGCTCCTCCTTGATCCGCACGCCGGGCAGGACCGTGGACGCCCGCACCTGCTCCTTCCTCCGCTGCAGCTCCCGTTCCAGCAGCGCGTGGTTCTGCTGGGCCTTGCTTCTGGCCACCTGGACGCGCTGGTCCCCGGAGACCAGCCCGGCAGGCCCTGCAGGCAGAGGCCAGCGCTGCTCAGGGGGGCGTAGAGACGGGGCAGAGAGGGGCCCTCGGCCTGCGGACACCCCCCGGTCCCCCAGAGGGAGGGGATGGAAACAGTGCAGACCAGCCTCTCACTCCCACCTCACCCAGCAGGGACTGAGCTACCCcggcagagaggaaagaaagagaagtggggagagTCAGAATCGCACGTTGGGAGACCCCAACCAGGAGGGGTTCCCGGTCCCTGCCGGCTCCTCCTGTCCCCTCACCACTTCCTGCCGACCCAAGAGGGCCCAGAACCCAGGAGAGCCTCAGAGCGCACAGGCCCTCAGTCCCCGAGGCCAAGCATTTAACGGGGGACAAGCCTTAAGCTGAGGTCTGAGGGGAAGGGAGACGAAAGCACAGAAAGGCCAACCGATGGGGAGAGCCACACACCCCTCTCTGGGCCCGACGAGCCCCAGCAGAGCAGCCCGCCTGGAGCCAGGGGCGGGTTAGGGGCCTGCCCAGTCCGAAGCCCCCCCGCACACCTGATTGTCCATCTGGCTTCTTTGGCAAGGTTTCCTTCACGAGATTATAGACTTTTTCTAAtctgaaaagaagaataaactttAAGCCACATCCCGGGTCACCTGCCTCACTACGGCAACGTTCCCTCTTGAGGCCAGGGACATCCTGGTGACCGAGGATGCCGTGTGCACAGAGCCCGGTCGCCCCTCCCCACCGCGCACAGCCATGCGGTGGGCGGCGGTGGCCCAGCCTTCTCTTCCGCGGCCAGTCTCCAGCCCGCTGCCTCGGGCCATGCAAACCCCGGCTCTCCACACGCAGCCCTCCCTTCCTGACCCCTAAGAACACACCTGCCAGCTCTGATCGGCAGGGGTAGCTGTACCAGGcctgtgcggggggggggggggggcggggggggttcTGGATCAATCTGCCACATCCACCAGCATGCAGGACGGGGTGCACGCAGCTCCAGTATGCTCTCACCAGCCCACACCCGGCCTAGGGGACGAAGTGGCTGTGGACGGCTCAGTAAGCCCTTACTTGGCCTGGATACCCGACCACAGCATGTGCTGCCGCTGGACCACATCTGGATGTTTCTTGATGAACTCTCCGTCGTAAGGCAGTATGAACTCCCAGCCTTTGTTGATCCTCACTACGGCCATGTGCTCCAGAAAGTCCTTCACATCCTCCgtgcagagctgggggaggggaagaagtgaGGCCCGCAGGCCCGAAAGCCTGCCCCAGCCCCCGTTCCCTGCAGGGCCCGGGCTTCTGAGGGGGAACGTCACTTACTTTAGTCACTGCTGCCACCTCTTTCCGTACCACCCACCGGCTCTGCGTGAACTTCCACATCTGAGGGAGAAAAAGCAGCATGTTTCCAGGGGGCAAACAAAGATAGATCGCTCCTAAGACTGTGCCCCAAACCCACGTAGTTGTCCTGGGGGCCCGAGGGCAGGGAAGACAGTCGCCGACAAGAACTCAGACTTGACCAGACCTTCTCCCAGGCGCCGTCTGACAGCATCTTCACGTGAGAGAAAGGCTGACAGGCAGGGGCGGCTGAGGGCTTTGTGAACAAGCCTGGGAGTGGATCACCCCTGTGCTTCGACCCCGAGACCAAACTAAACTGCACAGGCACCCAGACGCTAACTGTCCAAAGGAGCTGGGACATCCGAccagggaaaggaaaacacaggcacTCTCTCCAGAGAGAGCAGCCTAAGGGCTGCCCGCGTGAGCAGGCCTGTGCGAGAGCACATCACGGTCCCCGTGCACAAGCTAAGGAGACCGATTTCCCTGAACTCAAAACACAAAGCTGAGGCCAAAGGAGGCAGTGCTGATCCCAACGGCCGGGGTTCAAGCCCTCAGGGAGGCTGTGGCAGGGATTTAAGTTCTGGAtaagggcaggggtgggacaggGCAATGGAATAGAGGAGCAAGCCAGCAAAAACCCACAGCAATAGTGCAGGGAACGCGTATGAGAGAAGCAGATGCGCCCAGGACCGTGGAGAATGGGATGGTCAGCCCCACCCAACGCTGGTGCCCTTCAGGTATTTGGGCCCAGTGGTCCCAGACTGTCCAATTATTCTTAAGCTAGAAATCCGGTTTGTACGGTGATTCTGAATTGTAAAAATCAATTTaagtcaacataaaaaaaaaaaaaaaaaacaagactgcaGACAGCTCAGGCCAAATGAAACCTGTTTCTTAGCCAGAGTCCGCCTATGGGCCTCTGGTTTATAATCCCCAGGCCAGAGGAACTCAGATTTCTTATGAAGCCCCAGACTCCAGGATTCTGagttgaaggagaaagaaatagggTCCAGAGCCACACCTGCCCTTTTCCCACCACCGGGGCCAAGGTCCTGGAAGCCCTGcatgcccctgccccccccgccccccccccccctccgtgaTCCCTACCCGACCGACCAGAGGCCAGAGAGCCTGAGCACTTACGACAAAGTCTCGGCCCCTGCAGAGCACCTCGGCAGGCACGCCGCTGTGAGGGCTGGAGGAGTCCTTGGGGTACAGGATGTCGCTGCCAACGAGAGCAGGAGCCACAGGTCAGTCCCATCCCTCAGCCCCTCTACCTGCCACAGCGCCGGCCCCCAGCTCCAAGCACTCTTTCCAACACGGGCTCGGACGGCTTCCCAGGGCCTCCCTTTTACCCTCGGAGCCTGGCTCTGTGAACACGTATGTAGAAAAGAAGCACCCCTGCTACGCACACCCCCTTAAGAGTTCTTCCTCACTGCCCTTCTCGACCTTCCGTGCACACACTGGCCCAGCCCCGAGGCCCACCGCAGTCAGGGGCTCAGAAAGAGGCCAGCCCAGGACTCGGGGAG
This window encodes:
- the POLR3E gene encoding DNA-directed RNA polymerase III subunit RPC5 isoform X1; the encoded protein is MANEEDDPVVQEIDVYLAKSLAEKLYLFQYPVRPASMTYDDIPHLSAKIKPKQQKVELEMAIDTLNPNYCRSKGEQIALNVDGACADESSTYSSKLMDKQTFCSSQSTSNTARYAAALYRQGELHLTPLHGILQLRPSFSYLDKADAKHREREAANEAGDSSQDEAEEDVKQITVRFSRPESEQARQRRVQSYEFLQKKHAEEPWVHLHYYGLRDSRSEHERQYLLCQGSSGVENTELVKSPSEYLMMLMPPSPEEEKDKPVAPSNVLSMAQLRTLPLADQIKILMKNVKVMPFANLMSLLGPSIDSVAVLRGIQKVAMLVQGNWVVKSDILYPKDSSSPHSGVPAEVLCRGRDFVMWKFTQSRWVVRKEVAAVTKLCTEDVKDFLEHMAVVRINKGWEFILPYDGEFIKKHPDVVQRQHMLWSGIQAKLEKVYNLVKETLPKKPDGQSGPAGLVSGDQRVQVARSKAQQNHALLERELQRRKEQVRASTVLPGVRIKEEPVSEEGEEEEEQEAEDEEPMDTSLGGGLHSRLANGLPGGRAAGGDSFNGHPPPGCAGTPVARELRAFVEATFQRQFVLTLSELKRLFNLHLASLPPGHTLFSGISDRMLQDTVLAAGCKQILVPGPYIIVSSEEEKTSDVYTRMLRSREQEETRLTGLSLILFLLLDVRLWTFPPQTAASPDEQKVFALWESGDMSDQHRQVLLEIFSKNYRVRRNMIQSRLTQECGEDLSKQEVDKVLKDCCVSYGGMWYLKGTVQS
- the POLR3E gene encoding DNA-directed RNA polymerase III subunit RPC5 isoform X8, encoding MANEEDDPVVQEIDVYLAKSLAEKLYLFQYPVRPASMTYDDIPHLSAKIKPKQQKVELEMAIDTLNPNYCRSKGEQIALNVDGACADESSTYSSKLMDKQTFCSSQSTSNTARYAAALYRQGELHLTPLHGILQLRPSFSYLDKADAKHREREAANEAGDSSQDEAEEDVKQITVRFSRPESEQARQRRVQSYEFLQKKHAEEPWVHLHYYGLRDSRSEHERQYLLCQGSSGVENTELVKSPSEYLMMLMPPSPEEEKDKPVAPSNVLSMAQLRTLPLADQIKILMKNVKVMPFANLMSLLGPSIDSVAVLRGIQKVAMLVQGNWVVKSDILYPKDSSSPHSGVPAEVLCRGRDFVMWKFTQSRWVVRKEVAAVTKLCTEDVKDFLEHMAVVRINKGWEFILPYDGEFIKKHPDVVQRQHMLWSGIQAKLEKVYNLVKETLPKKPDGQSGPAGLVSGDQRVQVARSKAQQNHALLERELQRRKEQVRASTVLPGVRIKEEPVSEEGEEEEEQEAEDEEPMDTSLGGGLHSRLANGLPGGRAAGGDSFNGHPPPGCAGTPVARELRAFVEATFQRQFVLTLSELKRLFNLHLASLPPGHTLFSGISDRMLQDTVLAAGCKQILVPGRRTLGVGAERGANARLTGHTAELPSPPCQLHPAT
- the POLR3E gene encoding DNA-directed RNA polymerase III subunit RPC5 isoform X5; amino-acid sequence: MANEEDDPVVQEIDVYLAKSLAEKLYLFQYPVRPASMTYDDIPHLSAKIKPKQQKVELEMAIDTLNPNYCRSKGEQIALNVDGACADESSTYSSKLMDKQTFCSSQSTSNTARYAAALYRQGELHLTPLHGILQLRPSFSYLDKADAKHREREAANEAGDSSQDEAEEDVKQITVRFSRPESEQARQRRVQSYEFLQKKHAEEPWVHLHYYGLRDSRSEHERQYLLCQGSSGVENTELVKSPSEYLMMLMPPSPEEEKDKPVAPSNVLSMAQLRTLPLADQIKILMKNVKVMPFANLMSLLGPSIDSVAVLRGIQKVAMLVQGNWVVKSDILYPKDSSSPHSGVPAEVLCRGRDFVMWKFTQSRWVVRKEVAAVTKLCTEDVKDFLEHMAVVRINKGWEFILPYDGEFIKKHPDVVQRQHMLWSGIQAKLEKVYNLVKETLPKKPDGQSGPAGLVSGDQRVQVARSKAQQNHALLERELQRRKEQVRASTVLPGVRIKEEPVSEEGEEEEEQEAEDEEPMDTSLGGGLHSRLANGLPGGRAAGGDSFNGHPPPGCAGTPVARELRAFVEATFQRQFVLTLSELKRLFNLHLASLPPGHTLFSGISDRMLQDTVLAAGCKQILVPFPPQTAASPDEQKVFALWESGDMSDQHRQVLLEIFSKNYRVRRNMIQSRLTQECGEDLSKQEVDKVLKDCCVSYGGMWYLKGTVQS
- the POLR3E gene encoding DNA-directed RNA polymerase III subunit RPC5 isoform X3, translating into MVLSILSPVACEKYPVRPASMTYDDIPHLSAKIKPKQQKVELEMAIDTLNPNYCRSKGEQIALNVDGACADESSTYSSKLMDKQTFCSSQSTSNTARYAAALYRQGELHLTPLHGILQLRPSFSYLDKADAKHREREAANEAGDSSQDEAEEDVKQITVRFSRPESEQARQRRVQSYEFLQKKHAEEPWVHLHYYGLRDSRSEHERQYLLCQGSSGVENTELVKSPSEYLMMLMPPSPEEEKDKPVAPSNVLSMAQLRTLPLADQIKILMKNVKVMPFANLMSLLGPSIDSVAVLRGIQKVAMLVQGNWVVKSDILYPKDSSSPHSGVPAEVLCRGRDFVMWKFTQSRWVVRKEVAAVTKLCTEDVKDFLEHMAVVRINKGWEFILPYDGEFIKKHPDVVQRQHMLWSGIQAKLEKVYNLVKETLPKKPDGQSGPAGLVSGDQRVQVARSKAQQNHALLERELQRRKEQVRASTVLPGVRIKEEPVSEEGEEEEEQEAEDEEPMDTSLGGGLHSRLANGLPGGRAAGGDSFNGHPPPGCAGTPVARELRAFVEATFQRQFVLTLSELKRLFNLHLASLPPGHTLFSGISDRMLQDTVLAAGCKQILVPGPYIIVSSEEEKTSDVYTRMLRSREQEETRLTGLSLILFLLLDVRLWTFPPQTAASPDEQKVFALWESGDMSDQHRQVLLEIFSKNYRVRRNMIQSRLTQECGEDLSKQEVDKVLKDCCVSYGGMWYLKGTVQS
- the POLR3E gene encoding DNA-directed RNA polymerase III subunit RPC5 isoform X4, with translation MANEEDDPVVQEIDVYLAKSLAEKLYLFQYPVRPASMTYDDIPHLSAKIKPKQQKVELEMAIDTLNPNYCRSKGEQIALNVDGACADESSTYSSKLMDKQTFCSSQSTSNTARYAAALYRQGELHLTPLHGILQLRPSFSYLDKADAKHREREAANEAGDSSQDEAEEDVKQITVRFSRPESEQARQRRVQSYEFLQKKHAEEPWVHLHYYGLRDSRSEHERQYLLCQGSSGVENTELVKSPSEYLMMLMPPSPEEEKDKPVAPSNVLSMAQLRTLPLADQIKILMKNVKVMPFANLMSLLGPSIDSVAVLRGIQKVAMLVQGNWVVKSDILYPKDSSSPHSGVPAEVLCRGRDFVMWKFTQSRWVVRKEVAAVTKLCTEDVKDFLEHMAVVRINKGWEFILPYDGEFIKKHPDVVQRQHMLWSGIQAKLEKVYNLVKETLPKKPDGQSGPAGLVSGDQRVQVARSKAQQNHALLERELQRRKEQVRASTVLPGVRIKEEPVSEEGEEEEEQEAEDEEPMDTSLGGGLHSRLANGLPGGRAAGGDSFNGHPPPGCAGTPVARELRAFVEATFQRQFVLTLSELKRLFNLHLASLPPGHTLFSGISDRMLQDTVLAAGCKQILVPGPYIIVSSEEEKTSDVYTRMLRSREQEETRLTGLSLILFLLLDVRLWTFPPQTAASPDEQKVFALWESGDMSDQPLSSLNILAPCPCVALGRTCQSFDRNPWSPTAFWTGCIQVLF
- the POLR3E gene encoding DNA-directed RNA polymerase III subunit RPC5 isoform X6 — translated: MANEEDDPVVQEIDVYLAKSLAEKLYLFQYPVRPASMTYDDIPHLSAKIKPKQQKVELEMAIDTLNPNYCRSKGEQIALNVDGACADESSTYSSKLMDKQTFCSSQSTSNTARYAAALYRQGELHLTPLHGILQLRPSFSYLDKADAKHREREAANEAGDSSQDEAEEDVKQITVRFSRPESEQARQRRVQSYEFLQKKHAEEPWVHLHYYGLRDSRSEHERQYLLCQGSSGVENTELVKSPSEYLMMLMPPSPEEEKDKPVAPSNVLSMAQLRTLPLADQIKILMKNVKVMPFANLMSLLGPSIDSVAVLRGIQKVAMLVQGNWVVKSDILYPKDSSSPHSGVPAEVLCRGRDFVMWKFTQSRWVVRKEVAAVTKLCTEDVKDFLEHMAVVRINKGWEFILPYDGEFIKKHPDVVQRQHMLWSGIQAKLEKVYNLVKETLPKKPDGQSGPAGLVSGDQRVQVARSKAQQNHALLERELQRRKEQVRASTVLPGVRIKEEPVSEEGEEEEEQEAEDEEPMDTSLGGGLHSRLANGLPGGRAAGGDSFNGHPPPGCAGTPVARELRAFVEATFQRQFVLTLSELKRLFNLHLASLPPGHTLFSGISDRMLQDTVLAAGCKQILVPGPYIIVSSEEEKTSDVYTRMLRSREQEETRLTGLSLILFLLLDVRLWTGRRTLGVGAERGANARLTGHTAELPSPPCQLHPAT
- the POLR3E gene encoding DNA-directed RNA polymerase III subunit RPC5 isoform X7; this encodes MANEEDDPVVQEIDVYLAKSLAEKLYLFQYPVRPASMTYDDIPHLSAKIKPKQQKVELEMAIDTLNPNYCRSKGEQIALNVDGACADESSTYSSKLMDKQTFCSSQSTSNTARYAAALYRQGELHLTPLHGILQLRPSFSYLDKADAKHREREAANEAGDSSQDEAEEDVKQITVRFSRPESEQARQRRVQSYEFLQKKHAEEPWVHLHYYGLRDSRSEHERQYLLCQGSSGVENTELVKSPSEYLMMLMPPSPEEEKDKPVAPSNVLSMAQLRTLPLADQIKILMKNVKVMPFANLMSLLGPSIDSVAVLRGIQKVAMLVQGNWVVKSDILYPKDSSSPHSGVPAEVLCRGRDFVMWKFTQSRWVVRKEVAAVTKLCTEDVKDFLEHMAVVRINKGWEFILPYDGEFIKKHPDVVQRQHMLWSGIQAKLEKVYNLVKETLPKKPDGQSGPAGLVSGDQRVQVARSKAQQNHALLERELQRRKEQVRASTVLPGVRIKEEPVSEEGEEEEEQEAEDEEPMDTSLGGGLHSRLANGLPGGRAAGGDSFNGHPPPGCAGTPVARELRAFVEATFQRQFVLTLSELKRLFNLHLASLPPGHTLFSGISDRMLQDTVLAAGCKQILVPFPPQTAASPDEQKVFALWESGDMSDQPLSSLNILAPCPCVALGRTCQSFDRNPWSPTAFWTGCIQVLF
- the POLR3E gene encoding DNA-directed RNA polymerase III subunit RPC5 isoform X2, coding for MANEEDDPVVQEIDVYLAKSLAEKLYLFQYPVRPASMTYDDIPHLSAKIKPKQQKVELEMAIDTLNPNYCRSKGEQIALNVDGACADESSTYSSKLMDKQTFCSSQSTSNTARYAAALYRQGELHLTPLHGILQLRPSFSYLDKADAKHREREAANEGDSSQDEAEEDVKQITVRFSRPESEQARQRRVQSYEFLQKKHAEEPWVHLHYYGLRDSRSEHERQYLLCQGSSGVENTELVKSPSEYLMMLMPPSPEEEKDKPVAPSNVLSMAQLRTLPLADQIKILMKNVKVMPFANLMSLLGPSIDSVAVLRGIQKVAMLVQGNWVVKSDILYPKDSSSPHSGVPAEVLCRGRDFVMWKFTQSRWVVRKEVAAVTKLCTEDVKDFLEHMAVVRINKGWEFILPYDGEFIKKHPDVVQRQHMLWSGIQAKLEKVYNLVKETLPKKPDGQSGPAGLVSGDQRVQVARSKAQQNHALLERELQRRKEQVRASTVLPGVRIKEEPVSEEGEEEEEQEAEDEEPMDTSLGGGLHSRLANGLPGGRAAGGDSFNGHPPPGCAGTPVARELRAFVEATFQRQFVLTLSELKRLFNLHLASLPPGHTLFSGISDRMLQDTVLAAGCKQILVPGPYIIVSSEEEKTSDVYTRMLRSREQEETRLTGLSLILFLLLDVRLWTFPPQTAASPDEQKVFALWESGDMSDQHRQVLLEIFSKNYRVRRNMIQSRLTQECGEDLSKQEVDKVLKDCCVSYGGMWYLKGTVQS